One window of the Klebsiella sp. WP3-W18-ESBL-02 genome contains the following:
- the sspB gene encoding ClpXP protease specificity-enhancing factor: MEVSQLSPRRPYLLRAFYEWLLDNQLTPHLVVDVMLPGVNVPMEYARDGQIVLNIAPRAVGNLELANDEVRFNARFGGVPRQVSVPLAAVLAIYARENGAGTMFEPEAAYDEDAESFNDDENVDNAGSETVMSVIDGNKPDSDDGDEPDDTPPPPRGGRPALRVVK, translated from the coding sequence ATGGAAGTATCACAGCTTTCTCCGCGTCGTCCGTACCTGCTGCGCGCGTTCTATGAGTGGCTGCTGGATAACCAGCTGACGCCGCACCTGGTGGTAGATGTTATGCTGCCGGGCGTGAACGTGCCGATGGAGTACGCGCGTGACGGGCAGATCGTGTTGAACATCGCGCCGCGCGCGGTGGGCAACCTTGAGCTGGCCAATGATGAAGTGCGCTTTAACGCGCGCTTCGGCGGCGTGCCGCGTCAGGTTTCCGTCCCGCTGGCGGCCGTGCTGGCTATCTATGCTCGCGAAAACGGTGCTGGAACCATGTTTGAACCCGAAGCAGCTTACGATGAAGATGCCGAAAGCTTCAACGATGATGAGAACGTGGACAACGCTGGAAGCGAAACGGTGATGTCGGTCATTGACGGCAACAAACCGGATAGCGATGACGGCGACGAGCCGGACGACACGCCACCGCCGCCTCGCGGCGGGCGACCGGCGCTGCGCGTTGTGAAATAA